CGTTCTCGACGGGGTGCTGCAGCGACGTCCGCACCCCGACCCGGCGACCTACATCGGCCGCGGCAAGGCGGCGGAGTTGCGCGACCTCGTCGCCGCGGTCGGCGCCGACACCGTCATCGCCGACACGGAGCTCGCTCCGAGCCAGCGTCGCGCGCTGGAGGACGTCGTCAAGGTCAAGGTCATCGACCGCACCACCGTCATCCTCGACATCTTCAGCCAGCACGCCAAGAGCCGCGAGGGCAAGGCGCAGGTCGAGCTCGCCCAGCTCGAGTACCTGCTTCCGCGTCTGCGCGGCTGGGGTGAGTCGATGAGCCGTCAGGCCGGTGGCCAGGTCGGGGCCGGAGGCGCCGGCATGGGCTCACGCGGACCGGGTGAGACCAAGATCGAGCTCGACCGCCGGCGCATCCGCACGAAGATGGCGCAGCTGCGCAGGCAGCTGCGCGACTTCGCGCCCGCTCGCGAGGCCAAGCGCAGCGAACGCAAGCGCAACACGATCCCGTCCGTCGCGATCGCCGGCTACACCAACGCCGGCAAGTCGAGCCTGCTCAACCGGCTCACGAGCGCCGGCGTGCTCGTGGAGAACGCGCTGTTCGCGACGCTGGACGCGACGGTGCGCCGTGCCCAAGCGGTCGACGGGCGCGTCTACACCCTCACCGACACGGTCGGCTTCGTGCGGAACCTGCCGCACCAGCTCGTCGAGGCGTTCCGCTCGACGCTGGAAGAGGTGGGCGACGCCGACGTGCTGGTACACGTCGTGGACGGCTCCCATCCCGACCCCGCGGCGCAGCTCGCGACCGTACGCGATGTGATGGGCGACGTGGGTGCGCGCTCGACGCGCGAGATCGTCGTCTTCAACAAGGCGGACCTCGTCGACGACGACACCCGACTGGTGCTGCGCGGTCTTGAGCCGAGCGCGCTGTTCGTGTCGTCGCGCACGGGCGAGGGCATCGATCAGCTGCGCACCGTCATCGAGGACGCCCTGCCGCTGCCGGCGGTCGAGGTGCGCGCGCTCGTGCCGTATGAGCGTGGAGACCTCATCAACGCGGTGCACGAGTCGGGGCACATCGTCTCGACGGCCCACGAGGAAGGCGGTACCGCCGTGCACGCGCACGTCTCGGAGCGACTCGCGGCGGAGCTCGCACCCTACGCGCTCTGACGCACGCCTAGCCTGCCGTCAGCTCGATCGCCGGCACGCCGGGCGTCGGAAAGCCGAACACCTGGCCGAGGAAAGCGAGCTCGCTCTCCAGCGCGTGCACGACCGCCTCAGCGCCGCGGAACCCGTGTCCTTCGCCCTCGTAGAGCACGTAGGCGTGCGGGATGCCGCGCGCGGCGAGAGCGTCGCGGATCGCTTCGGCCTGCGACGGAGGCACGACCGCGTCATCCGCGCCCTGCAGCAGCAGCACGGGCACGCGGAACCCGTCGATATGCGTCAACGGGGAGCGCTCGATGTAGAGCTCCTCGGCATCCGGCAGGGGCCCGATGAGTCCGTCGAGATACCGTGACTCGAAATCGTGCGTATCGGCGGCCAGGGTGCGGGCGTCGCCGACGCCGTAGCGGGAGATGCCCGCGCGGAAGACGTCGGTGCGCGCGAGCGCCGCGAGCACCGTCCAGCCGCCTGCCGATCCGCCCTTGATCGCCAGGCGGGCGCCATCGGCGGCGCCGGTGGCGGCCAGGCCGGAAGCGGCCGCCGCGACGTCCGCCACGTCGCCGACGCCCCACTGTCCGCGCAGGCGCTCCCGGTACGCGCGGCCGTACCCGGTCGAGCCGCCGTAGTTCACCTCCAGTACTCCGATGCCGCGACTCGTGAAGAACAGCGTCTTCGCATCGGCGACGCCGCCCTCGTGGCCTGTCGGACCGCCGTGCACCAGCACGAGATAGGGCGGACGTTCTGCGTCGGATGCCGCGACACGCGGATGGTGGGGAGGGTGCACGAACGCGTGCACCGTCCCCGTCGGACCCTCCACAGAGAACGGGCGCGTCTCGGGAAGCCACGCATCGAGATCCTCACCCGCGATCTCTGCACGGCATCCGACGATGAGATCGACGTGCACCGTCGCCCCCGGCGCATCGAAGTCCACCAGCCAGATGCCGCTCAGGCCCGGTGCCACGCCGGAGATCAGCGCCCGGTGGCCGACGACCGCCTCGACGGCGAGGGATGCGGTGGCGGGGATGTCGATCACGGTCTCGGTGCCCGCGGCATCCCGCCAGACGAGCTCGTCCGCGCCGTTCGTGCGGACAGCGATCACCCCGCCGTCGGACGTCGCACCGAACCAGCGGCTGCCGAGTGACCACAGCGGGCCCCCCGTGTCCGCATCGGCCGGGGCGAGAGGCGCCCGCGGCAGGTCGGCATCCAGGCGCAGGCTCCAGATGTTCCACCGACCGGTCGCGTCGTCCAGGTAGAGCAGGGCGTCCTCGTCGGTCCATTCGGGCTGGAGCGCTGCCGTGCTGCCGTCGGTCACGTCGGCCCACTCGACCACGGCGCCGTCCTCGAGGCGACCGATACGCAGCGTCGTGCGGTCCCACGGCATGTCGGGGTGGTTCCAGGCCACCCACGCGAGCCGGTCCCCGCGCGGGGACAGTGCGGGTTGAGCGACGAAATCGCTGCCCGCGACAAGGTCGCTCGCTCCCGCACCGTCGAGGTCGATGCGCACGATCGCCCGCTCGCGGCCGGCGCGCTCGCGGATGCCGAGCAGCATCCCGCCGGTCGCGCGAAGTCCGCCGTAGCGGACATCCGCATCGTCCGTCAGGGGACGAGGGTCCGAGCCGGGCTCCCGCACCCACACCTGCTGATCGCGGCGTTCGACGAAGAACAGCCGACCGGCATCGTCGACCGCCCACGACCCGCCGCCGTACTCGTGGACGCCGGATCGGGCGTTCCACGGCGCCGGCAGGACGAGGTGCACCGTGCCGGTCGCATCGCGCCGGAACACGGCCGTGCGGCCGGCCTCTTCGGCCACCGACTGCGCCCACCACACCTCGTCGCCCACGAGTGCGGCGCCGTCGATCCGGGGAGAAGCCGAAGAAGCCCAGGCGGCGGTGAACGGGGAGGGCCAGGATCCATAGGGGTGCACATCGACCATGGCTGCCACGCTACGCGTGTGCGACCTGCCACGTCGGCAGACACGTGCCGTCACACGCGGGTGAGGGAACGGCGCTGGCTCTACAGTGGGGCATCGAGGCCGCGGCCGACCGGCTGCAGGACCCCGACCCGAGAGGGAACTGAGCGATGATGTCCCACGAACCCCGCGTCGACGCTCCGGCGGTCGCCGGCACGGCCTCGCCGCGGGTACCGTTCTCGTTCGAGATCTACCCTCCGCGCACCCCCGAGCAGCTGCCTGCTCTCTACGAGACCATTCGCGTGCTCGCCGCCGCCGGTCCGCGCTTCATCTCCGTGACGTTCGGCGCGGGCGGCTCGACGACCGACCGCTCGCTCACCGTGCTGACGCACATCCTCCGCGAGACGACCGTTCCGCCCGTCGCGCACGTGACCTGTGTCGGCAGCAGCTACGCCGAAGCCACGACGGTCATCCGCGACTTCCTCGATGCCGGCATCACCCGCTTCCTGGCGCTGCGGGGCGACCCGCCCGCCGGCGTCGGCGAGGACGACATCGTGGTCGGCGATCTGGAGTCGGCCGCTCAGCTCGTGCAGCTGATCGGCCGGGTGCAGGCGGAGCGCTCGCCGTATCGCGAGCGTGAGATCCCGGGGCTTCCGGGAGCCGTGCAGGTCACCGACGGCGACCGCGTCGAGATCGCCGTCGCGGCGTTCCCGAACGGTCACCCGCGTTCGCGTCACCGCTACGAGGACATCGACGCACTTCTGGCCAAACAGGCCGCCGGGGCGACGTCCGCCCTGACACAGCTCTTCTTCCACGCCGACGAGTACCTCGACTTCGTCGAGCGCGCCCGCGCCGCCGGGGTCGTCATCCCGATCGTGCCCGGGATCATGCCCATCACCTCTCCGGGGCGACTGCGCCGAGTGCTCGAGCTCACCGGGGATGCGCGCCCCGACTCCCTCGCCGCGGCGCTCGAGTCGGCTCCGGATGCCGCCGCGCAGCGCGCCGTCGGCCTCGCCCATGCCGCCGACCTCGCGCGGTCCGTTGTCGCCGGCGGCGCCGACGGCACCCACCTCTACGCCTTCAACAACCACGACACCGTTCTGGGCGTGCTGCGCGCCGCAGAGCTGATCCCCGAAGCGAGCCCGTGACGCCGTCCGCTCAGTCGGACGACTCGTCCGCCGCCGCGCGGCGAAGACCCCAACGACTCCACGCGCGGCGAAGAGCCGCCGCCCGCGCGGACTGACCGGCGAGCCACGCTCCGGCGGCGACGGCGAGAGCGATCGCCAGAGCTGCCCCGGCGGCGCCGACCGCCGCCGACACCAGCTGGTCGTAGACGGCGGCCGCCGCGGCCGGCGTGAGGGCCGTCCCGGTTGCGGCGGACGATACGGCCGCCCGGCCCGCCGCGGCCGCGATCAGCAGCGCTCCGAGGCCCGCCGCCGCCGCGAGCGCGGCCCGCCGCAGGGCGTCGAAGCGTCGCCGAGCGAGCGCGATCCCGGTGAGGAACAGGATCGCGGTGGCGACCGGCATCCACCATCCGGCCTTCACGCCGAGCGCATATCCCGTTCGAATGGCGGCCAGGGCGTCTCCGGAGCCGATGACCACGACGTGATCGACGGAGGGGATGAGCGTCGCCCACGCCACGCCCTGCGCGCTCAGACTTTCCTTCACGCCCGCCACCACGGCGCCGACCTGGATGCCGAGTCCGGCCTTGGTCTGCACCACGACGCCGGAGCCATCGGAGGTCGCGGCGAGCGTGAGCGCGCGGTGAGACTGTCGAAGAAGCCGGTCCCACAGTGCCCCGAAGCTGTCGGAGCGGATCGCACCGGCGATCGTGTCGTGCACGAGACCCTGCGCGGCGGCGGCGGCGGGCGCTTGCAGCCGCCGCCAGCTGCACCCGCGCCCAGACGCTCAGGATGGACAACGGGAGGCAGACGACGGCCAGGACGATCGCGACGGCCGATGCGAGGGCGCGCGCCCGCGACATGATCAGATCGCGCGCAGGACGGCCACGACGCGACCGAGGACCACCGCGTCGTCGCCGAGGATGGGCTCGAAGGAGGAGTTGCGGGGGAGCAGCCACGTGTGGCCGTCCCGCTGCCGGAAGGTCTTCACCGTCGCTTCGCCGTCGAGCATCGCCGCGACGATGTCGCCGTTGTCCGCGGTCGGCTGCGATCTCACGACGACCCAGTCGCCGTCGCAGATGGCGGCGTCGATCATCGACTCGCCGCTGACCTTGAGCATGAACAGGTCGCCCTTGCCGACGAGCTGGCGGGGGAGGGGGAAGATCTCCTCGACCTGCTGGTCTGCCGTGATCGGCACGCCCGCCGCGATGCGCCCCACCAGAGGGACCAGTGCCGCATCGCCCACGGCCGGAGCGAGGTCGGCGGGATTCTCGGCGGCGGCACCCGGCAGATCGATGAGGACCTCCATCGCGCGCGTCTTGCCGGCGTCGCGGCGGAGGTAGCCGCTCAGCTCCAGCTGGTTGAGCTGGTGGGTGACGCTGGACAGCGACTTCAGGCCCACGGCATCGCCGATCTCGCGCATGCTCGGCGGGTAGCCGTGGCGCGCGATGGAGGTCTGGATCACCTCGAGGATCTTCAGCTGCTTGTCGCTGAGGCTCTTCCGCCTGCGTGTCTGAGGCTTCTCGGCCATATCGCGCGCTCCTTCGATCGCGTCCCCGGAAGGCAGAGCCTTCGAATGTCGGAGGTTGGTGATGGGGTCGTCTTGTCGAAACCGTATCCGGTTTTCGCACGGTCGGACGGCACGCGTGCGCGTGTCGGATTCGATTCATCTGCGAGAACCGTATCGCTTGACACTCGAATACTATCGAAGATAGATTCGGAACAGAGATTCGCATCCGGCTCTCCCGGCCGAGAGGCGGATGCGAATCTCGACTCGAATCTTCGAGGTGACGCTCTCACCCCCGACGCCGCGGCGCGGGACACGTCTCAAGGAGGAACCCATGACCACGATCGACATCCTCGGCGCCTCGCCCCGCGGCCGTGTCATCGCGGCGGCCCCCGCCACCCGTCTGCGCCTGACGGTTCGTGGTCGCCGGGTGCTCGCCTTCCTCGCCTCCATCCCCGTCATCGTCGCGCTCGGTATCGGCATCGTGTCCGGCGGCGGCGCGCTGGCCTCCAATGAGGGATCCTCGGGAGTCACGTTCACCCACGTCACGGTTCAGCCGGGCGACACGCTCTGGTCGATCGCACGCGCGGTCGCACCTGACGTCGACCCGCGCGACGCCGTCGACGCGATCGTTCGACTCAACGCCTTGGACTCGGGCAGCCTCGATGCCGGACAGAGCATCGCGATCCCCGCCGAGTACTCCGCCGGCCACTGATCAGCCTCGTCCGCTCATCACGGTGACCTCTACGATGGTGAGGGTGAGCGTTCGACTCGATGACCTTCCCCTCAGAGACGACCTGCGCGGCCTGACGCCCTACGGCGCTCCCCAGGCTCCGCTGCCCGTCGCGCTGAACGTCAACGAAAACACGCATCCGGTGCCCGAAGCGGTCGCGGACGACATCCTCGACAGCATCGCCCGTGCGCTCCGGGAGGTGAACCGCTATCCGGATCGCGAGTTCACCGCCGTGCGGGAGGGCTTCGCGGACTACCTGGGTCATGGCCTGTCGGCCGCGCAGATCTGGGCGGCGAACGGATCCAATGAGGTTTTGCAGCACCTTCTGCAAGCGTTCGCTGGCCCCGGTCGGACGGCCTTCGGTTTCGCACCGACCTACTCGATGTACCCGCTGCTCACTCGTGCCACTGGCGCGACGTACGTGAGCGGGACGCGCGGCGTCGACTACACACTCGCCCCCGAAGACGCGGCCGCTCAGGTCGACCGTGCGCAGCCGGATGTCGTCTTTCTGTGCGCGCCGAACAACCCGACCGGAACGCCACTCGGACTCGATGTGATCGAGGCCGTCTATGACGCCGCACCGGGCATTGTGATCGTCGACGAGGCCTACCAGGAGTTCGCGCCCCGCGATTCCCGGTCGGCACTGACGCTGCTGCCCGATCGGCCGCGGCTGGTCGTGTCTCGCACGATGAGCAAGGCCTTCGCATTCGCCGGCGCTCGCGTCGGCTACCTCGCGGCCGACCCCGCCGTCATCGATGCTCTGCGTCTGGTGCGGCTTCCCTACCACCTCAGTGCGCTGACGCAGGCGGCGGCATCGGCCGCGCTGCGTCACGCGCCGGCGATGCTCGCGATGGTCGACGAGATCGTCGCTCAGCGCGACCGTATCTCCGCGACACTCGACGCGCTCGGCTACCGCCCCTTCGAGAGCTGGACGAACTTCGTGCTCTTCTCCGGTGTGGAAGATCCTGCGGCGACGTGGCAGGGGCTCTACGACCGCGGCGTTCTGATCCGCGATGTCGGCATCGCCCACAGTCTGCGTGTCACGGCGGGCACCGCGGAGGAGTCGACGGCGTTCCTCGACGCGCTCGCCTCACTCGGCCCGGGCGGTTCCGGCGCGCACTGACGGTGAACGCCGGGGTAACACGCCGGGCCGGCGCGCGGGCTCTCGGTAGACTCGGCTCATGAGCACCCCGGCCCCCCGCACGGCATCCTTGCGACGCGCGACCAGCGAGTCCACGGTCGAACTCGATCTCGACCTCGACGGCACCGGGCACAGCAGCATCGACACCACGGTGCCGTTCTTCGACCACCTGCTCACAGCCTTCGCAAAGCACTCGCTCACCGATCTCACGGTACGCGCCTCGGGAGACACCGACATCGATGCGCACCACACCGTCGAAGACACCGCGATCGTCCTGGGTCAGGCGATCCGTCAGGCGCTCGGCGACAAGAGCGGCATCTCGCGCTACGGGGATGCGCTCGTTCCCCTGGACGAGGCGCTGGCCCAGGCCGTGGTCGACATCAGCGGGCGCCCCTATCTGGTCCACACCGGGGAGCCGGTCGGGTTCGAGCACCATCTCATCGGCGGCCACTTCACCGGGTCGCTCGTGCGTCACACGTTCGAAGCGCTCGCTTTCAATGCCGGTCTGACGATGCACGTCACGGTGCTCGGCGGACGGGACCCGCACCACATCGCCGAAGCCGAGTACAAAGCGTTCGCGCGGGCCTTCCGGCAGGCGAAGGCGCTCGACCCCCTGGTCCACGGCATCCCCAGTACGAAGGGCGCCCTATGACCGACGCCACCGCAGGGCTCGAGGCCGGTACCCGCATCGAGGAGCGGCCTCTCGTGGCTGTGCTCGACTACGGGTCGGGCAATGTCCACTCCGCGGTGAAGGCCCTCGTCGCCGCGGGAGCCGATGCGCGGCTCACGGCCGATCGTGGCCTGATCCACGACGCCGCAGGTCTGGTCGTACCCGGCGTCGGAGCCTTCCGGGCCGTGATGGAGTCCCTGCGCGCCACGCGCGGCGACGAGATCATCGAACGTCGTCTCGCCGGAGGTCTGCCGGTGCTGGGCATCTGTGTCGGCATGCAGGTGATGTTCGAGCACGGTGTGGAACGCGGTGACGACACCGAGGGGCTCGGCGAGTGGCCCGGCGCGGTCACCGAACTCGACGCGCCGGTGCTCCCGCACATGGGCTGGAACACGGTGCGGGTGGGCGAAGGCTCGACTCTTTTTCGCGGCCTGGAGCACGAACGGTTCTACTTCGTGCACTCCTACGCCGCCCAGCACTGGTCGCTCGAGGTCACGCGGCCGTTCCGTCAACCCGCCCTCACGTGGTGCGACTACGGCACGCCGTTCCTCGCCGCCGTCGAGAACGGGCCGCTGTCGGCGACGCAGTTCCATCCCGAGAAGAGCGGCGAGGCCGGCATCCGGCTTCTCGCGAACTGGATCTCCTCGCTTCCGCAAGACCTCACCCGCACCCGGTAGTAGTCTCTCTGCTTGTGTGTCCTCGTGTCCGCGCATGGCGGGCACTGAACCCTTCCTGGAGCCATGAACGATTTCGCGTCGACCCCCGAACTGATCCTCCTGCCCGCCGTCGACGTCGCCGACGGCAAGGCGGTACGTCTGACGCAGGGTGAGGCCGGCACCGAGACGAGCTACGGCGATCCCGTCGACGCGGCGTTGGCTTGGGCGCGCGACGGCGCCCAGTGGATCCACCTCGTGGATCTGGATGCCGCCTTCGGACGCGGCAACAACGCCGCCGTGCTGCGCAAGGTCATCAAGCAGCTCAAGGGCGTGCAGGTGGAGCTGTCCGGAGGAATCCGCGACGATGCGACCTTGGAGGCCGCCCTCGAGTCGGGGGCGAGCCGCATCAACCTCGGCACCGCGGCGCTGGAGAACCCGGAGTGGGCGGCGGACGTCATCGGCCGCTACGGCGACGCGATCGCGGTCGGACTCGACGTGCGTGGAACCACGCTCGCTGCGCGCGGGTGGACGCGCGACGGCGGCGACCTCTGGCAGGTGCTCCAGCGCCTCGAAGACGCCGGGTGCAGCCGTTACGTCGTCACCGACGTCACCAAGGACGGCACGCTGAAGGGCCCGAACCTCGAGCTGCTGCGCGAGGTCACCACCCGCACCGTCAAGCCGGTCGTCGCCTCGGGGGGCATCTCGAACCTCGACGACATCGCGGCCCTGCGCGAGCTCGTTCCGCTCGGCGTCGAAGGGGCCATCGTGGGTAAGGCACTCTATGCGGGGGCCTTCACCCTCGCCGAGGCGCTGGATGTCGCCGCAGGCTGAGAGTCCCGACGACGCCGCAGCCCACGCCTGCGCCGCGGATTCCGCAGGCGTCCCCTGGGAGGGGCGCTCCTTCGAGCCCAATCCGCACGCCGGCGACGACGGCTCTGCAGACGCTGCGCTGCTGTCGGCACTGCTGAGCTTCCGCCGGGGCGAGGGTGATGCTCGTGCGGTCGTCGACGCCTACCGCACGGCACGCCTGTTGATCCCGCTGGTCGCCGAGGCCGGCGATGTGGGCGTCGCCCCGTCCGGCCACACCGTCGACAAGACGCAGGAGCTGTCCATCGTAACGGTCGCCGCGCCCGACGGGCGGCGTGTGCTGCCCGTGTTCACGTCGGTGCGCACGATGGCGGCGTGGGATCCGAAAGCGCGACCGGTGCCGGCCGACGGCATCCGTACCGCCTTGGCCGCCGCTGCCGACGATACGGACCTGATCGTGATCGACCCGGCATCCGAGACCGAGTTCGTTCTGCGTCGCCCCGCGGTGTGGGCCCTCGGTCAAGGGCTGGCCTGGGAACCCGCGCACACCTCGCCGGAGGTCTATGCCGGGCTGCAGGACTCGATCGGCTCCGAGCTGGGCGTGCTCGACCTGTCGGTGGCGCCGGGGGATCCGCAGGCGCGTCTGCGCGGCCCGGAACTGATCGTCCGTCTGCAGCTCGTGGATGGGCTCGACCAGTCTCAGCTCGACGCCACCCTGCAGCGGCTGGCGGCACGGTGGGCCGCCGACGATCGCATTGCGGTGCTGCTCGACTCGCTCACGGTCAAGCTCGTCCGCGGCTGAGCGCCGCGCCGGGTCTCACGTGACGGGCCCGGTCCACTTCTCGCCCGGGCCCTTGCCGATCGGGTCGGGGATGACCGAGGCCTCGCGGAACGCGAGCTGCAGCGAGCGCAGTCCATCGCGCAGTGACCGCGCGTGCATGTCGCTGATCTCCGGCGCTCCGGCCGTGATCAGCCCCGCCAGGGCGTTGATCAGCTTGCGTGCCTCGTCGAGATCCAGCTGCGTCTCGGGATCGTCCGCGAGACCGGTCTTGACGGCGGCTGCGCTCATGAGATGCACCGCGGCCGTCGTGATGACCTCCACCGCCGGCACGTCGGCGATGTCGCGGGTGGCGGCGGCGGAGGCACGCTCCTGTTCCTCCCATCGGGCGAGCCGTTCGGCCTCGTGACGGTCGGGGGAGGAAGGAATCGTGTCCACGTGCTGCTCTCTGCTAGACTGTGCGGGCGCCGGAGTGTTCTGCTCCGGAACGAAAGAGGATCACATCCCACCCGCGCTTGCCGCTCCAGGCTACCGGGTCACGCGCTCCGCCTCGTCCGTCGAGGTTGTCGCACCGAGCAATCGGTGCGGGTGAGGGTGCAGGAACGAAGCCGACGTGCGCGTCGTGCGGGGTGGACGTGACGATCTTCCGCCCGAGACACATCCCTGTGTCCGGTGGCACCCACCCGTACGACTAAGGAGTTCCGCATCAGCGATCCCCGCACCAATGACCGCATTCGCGTTCCCGAGGTCCGCCTCGTCGGACCCGCGGGTGAGCAGGTCGGCGTCGTCCGCATCGAGGTCGCTCTGCGCCTCGCTCAGGAAGCAGATCTCGACCTCGTCGAGGTCGCCCCCAACTCGAAGCCGCCCGTGGTCAAGATCATGGACTACGGCAAGTTCAAGTACGAGGCGGCGCAGAAGGCGAAGGAAGCGCGTCGCAATCAGGCGAACACGGTTCTCAAAGAGGTCCGTTTCCGACTGAAGATCGAAGCGCACGACTACACGACCAAGCTCAAGCGTGCCGAAGGCTTCCTGCAGGCCGGTGACAAGGTCAAGGCCATGATCCTCTTCCGAGGCCGCGAGCAGTCGCGTCCGGAGCAGGGTGTACGGCTGCTGCGCAAGTTCGCCGAGGACGTCGCCGAGTACGGAACCGTCGAGTCGAACCCCACGATCGACGGACGCAACATGGTCATGGTCATCGCCCCGCACAAGAACAAGTCCGAGGTGAAGACCGAGCAGAACGCCCAGCGTGCTGCGAACAAGGAGGCGGCGCGCCAGGCGCGCGGAACCACGGGCGCCGAGCCCGAGGCCGCCCCCGCCGCCGAGCCCGCTCCCGCGGAGTAAGGCCGCCGGCCGGAGGCGCAGCCTCTCGGCCCCCAGAGCTCCCGCCCCGCGGGAACCACAACGAAGGATAGAGACATGCCGAAGCAGAAGACCCACTCGGGTGCCAAGAAGCGCTTCAAGGTCACCGGTAGCGGGAAGATCAAGAAGCAGCAGGCGAACCTCCGCCACAACTTCGAAGGCAAGCCCACCAAGCGCACGCGCCGCCTGTCGGCCGACAAGATCCTGGCTCCCGGCGACGCGAAGGTCGCCAAGAAGCTCCTCGGCATCTGAGCGCTGACGCAGACGAGAAAGTAGAAGAAAATGGCTAGAGTCAAGCGGGCCGTCAACGCCCACAAGAAGCGTCGCGTCATCCTCGAGCGCGCATCCGGTTACCGCGGGCAGCGTTCGCGCCTGTACCGCAAGGCCAAGGAGCAGGTCACCCACTCGCTGGTCTACGCGTACCGTGACCGCCGCAAGCGCAAGGGCGACTTCCGCCGCCTGTGGATCCAGCGCATCAACGCCGCGGCCCGTCAGAACGGCATCACCTACAACCGCTTCATCCAGGGCCTCGGCCTGGCGGGCGTGCAGGTCGACCGTCGCATGCTGGCCGAGCTGGCCGTCAACGAGCCGGCCACCTTCGCCTCGCTCGTCGAGACCGCGAAGAAGGCGCTGCCGGCGGACGTGAACGCGCCCAAGGCGTAATCACTGCCCACACAGCACGAGAAGGGGTGTCCTCCGAACGGGGGACGCCCCTTCTTCATTCCCTAGGATGAGATCGTGCTCGAAAATCCTCGTTCTCCCCGTGTGCGCGCCGTCGCCAAGCTGACCAAGCGCAGCGCCCGACAGGAGACCGGGCTATTCCTGCTGGAGGGACCCCAGGCGGCCCGCGAGGCTCTCGCCTTCCGCCCCGACACCCTCGTCGAGCTCTTCGCCACGCCCACGGCGATGGAGCGACATCAAGACATCCGGGATGCGGCCGCGGACGCAGGCCTGGACATCGTCTTCACGACCGAGGCGGTGCTGGATGCGATGGCCGACACGGTGACCCCGCAGGGGATCGTCGCCGTCGCGCGACAGTCGCCGACGTCACTCAAAGACATCTTCGCCGCATCGCCGACCCTCATCGCGATCTGCGAAGAGGTACGCGATCCGGGCAACCTCGGCACCATCATCCGCGCCGCCGACGCCGCCGGTGCGGATGCCGTCGTGCTGACCGGACGCACGGTCGATCCCTACAACCCCAAGGTCGTGCGCGCCACGACCGGCTCGCTGTTCCACGTGCCCGTCGCCGTCGCCGCGGAGCTGCCGGCCACCGTCGAACGGGCACATGCGGCGGGCCTGCGCATCGTCGCCGCGGACGTCGGGGGAGAGGACTTCCTCGCCCGCCGAGACGTGCTCGCCGCACCCACGGCCTGGCTGTTCGGCAACGAGGCACGGGGCCTGGACGACGATGCGCTGGCGCTCGCCGACCTCTCCCTGCGACTGCCGATCTACGGTC
The DNA window shown above is from Microbacterium laevaniformans and carries:
- the hflX gene encoding GTPase HflX, yielding MTHTTETTDAHGEDTPLDPVDRVLARTEGRSRASVFGAAQALQDAATVAYGDTDGDQWDREERAALRRVPGLSTELEDVTEVEYRQLRLENVVLVGVYPQGSQEDAENSLRELAALAETAGAVVLDGVLQRRPHPDPATYIGRGKAAELRDLVAAVGADTVIADTELAPSQRRALEDVVKVKVIDRTTVILDIFSQHAKSREGKAQVELAQLEYLLPRLRGWGESMSRQAGGQVGAGGAGMGSRGPGETKIELDRRRIRTKMAQLRRQLRDFAPAREAKRSERKRNTIPSVAIAGYTNAGKSSLLNRLTSAGVLVENALFATLDATVRRAQAVDGRVYTLTDTVGFVRNLPHQLVEAFRSTLEEVGDADVLVHVVDGSHPDPAAQLATVRDVMGDVGARSTREIVVFNKADLVDDDTRLVLRGLEPSALFVSSRTGEGIDQLRTVIEDALPLPAVEVRALVPYERGDLINAVHESGHIVSTAHEEGGTAVHAHVSERLAAELAPYAL
- a CDS encoding S9 family peptidase, which translates into the protein MVDVHPYGSWPSPFTAAWASSASPRIDGAALVGDEVWWAQSVAEEAGRTAVFRRDATGTVHLVLPAPWNARSGVHEYGGGSWAVDDAGRLFFVERRDQQVWVREPGSDPRPLTDDADVRYGGLRATGGMLLGIRERAGRERAIVRIDLDGAGASDLVAGSDFVAQPALSPRGDRLAWVAWNHPDMPWDRTTLRIGRLEDGAVVEWADVTDGSTAALQPEWTDEDALLYLDDATGRWNIWSLRLDADLPRAPLAPADADTGGPLWSLGSRWFGATSDGGVIAVRTNGADELVWRDAAGTETVIDIPATASLAVEAVVGHRALISGVAPGLSGIWLVDFDAPGATVHVDLIVGCRAEIAGEDLDAWLPETRPFSVEGPTGTVHAFVHPPHHPRVAASDAERPPYLVLVHGGPTGHEGGVADAKTLFFTSRGIGVLEVNYGGSTGYGRAYRERLRGQWGVGDVADVAAAASGLAATGAADGARLAIKGGSAGGWTVLAALARTDVFRAGISRYGVGDARTLAADTHDFESRYLDGLIGPLPDAEELYIERSPLTHIDGFRVPVLLLQGADDAVVPPSQAEAIRDALAARGIPHAYVLYEGEGHGFRGAEAVVHALESELAFLGQVFGFPTPGVPAIELTAG
- a CDS encoding methylenetetrahydrofolate reductase produces the protein MSHEPRVDAPAVAGTASPRVPFSFEIYPPRTPEQLPALYETIRVLAAAGPRFISVTFGAGGSTTDRSLTVLTHILRETTVPPVAHVTCVGSSYAEATTVIRDFLDAGITRFLALRGDPPAGVGEDDIVVGDLESAAQLVQLIGRVQAERSPYREREIPGLPGAVQVTDGDRVEIAVAAFPNGHPRSRHRYEDIDALLAKQAAGATSALTQLFFHADEYLDFVERARAAGVVIPIVPGIMPITSPGRLRRVLELTGDARPDSLAAALESAPDAAAQRAVGLAHAADLARSVVAGGADGTHLYAFNNHDTVLGVLRAAELIPEASP
- the lexA gene encoding transcriptional repressor LexA, with the protein product MAEKPQTRRRKSLSDKQLKILEVIQTSIARHGYPPSMREIGDAVGLKSLSSVTHQLNQLELSGYLRRDAGKTRAMEVLIDLPGAAAENPADLAPAVGDAALVPLVGRIAAGVPITADQQVEEIFPLPRQLVGKGDLFMLKVSGESMIDAAICDGDWVVVRSQPTADNGDIVAAMLDGEATVKTFRQRDGHTWLLPRNSSFEPILGDDAVVLGRVVAVLRAI
- a CDS encoding LysM peptidoglycan-binding domain-containing protein; this encodes MTTIDILGASPRGRVIAAAPATRLRLTVRGRRVLAFLASIPVIVALGIGIVSGGGALASNEGSSGVTFTHVTVQPGDTLWSIARAVAPDVDPRDAVDAIVRLNALDSGSLDAGQSIAIPAEYSAGH
- a CDS encoding histidinol-phosphate transaminase; protein product: MVRVSVRLDDLPLRDDLRGLTPYGAPQAPLPVALNVNENTHPVPEAVADDILDSIARALREVNRYPDREFTAVREGFADYLGHGLSAAQIWAANGSNEVLQHLLQAFAGPGRTAFGFAPTYSMYPLLTRATGATYVSGTRGVDYTLAPEDAAAQVDRAQPDVVFLCAPNNPTGTPLGLDVIEAVYDAAPGIVIVDEAYQEFAPRDSRSALTLLPDRPRLVVSRTMSKAFAFAGARVGYLAADPAVIDALRLVRLPYHLSALTQAAASAALRHAPAMLAMVDEIVAQRDRISATLDALGYRPFESWTNFVLFSGVEDPAATWQGLYDRGVLIRDVGIAHSLRVTAGTAEESTAFLDALASLGPGGSGAH
- the hisB gene encoding imidazoleglycerol-phosphate dehydratase HisB; protein product: MSTPAPRTASLRRATSESTVELDLDLDGTGHSSIDTTVPFFDHLLTAFAKHSLTDLTVRASGDTDIDAHHTVEDTAIVLGQAIRQALGDKSGISRYGDALVPLDEALAQAVVDISGRPYLVHTGEPVGFEHHLIGGHFTGSLVRHTFEALAFNAGLTMHVTVLGGRDPHHIAEAEYKAFARAFRQAKALDPLVHGIPSTKGAL